Proteins encoded together in one Salmo salar chromosome ssa08, Ssal_v3.1, whole genome shotgun sequence window:
- the LOC106595306 gene encoding thrombospondin type-1 domain-containing protein 4, with protein MAGWCQQQQRVSSWPGLVLLRLTLALYLLYPSSSALPRDTQASGSPVEGHKVVSGMFSRPVLSVGYHKIVEIPAGANNIRIQESVKTRNYLALRTRSGVSIINGNWAIDRPGLIVAVGTRLTYRRPNEIRSRTGESITAPGPTKEELHLYLIYQQPGPSVYYEYSLPLHDTHTSPEPHTHSNTPPAILPLVETVGPTYSGSDDVNSGMGVAINDVSGGRGHPNHVPSDPVVNPDLLAPSYGWISSGHTACSTSCGGGRRQVLWVCVETESKTTVPGDLCSHAQRPQNQEVDCNTQPCPAFWDLGEWSECTRTCGPGSQQRQVICRQALRNHSNSTATLVAVETAQCGGHDRPETTTSCQLKICSEWQILSEWSPCSVPCGVGQSSREVVCVGNQGDVEGDDQCNLGVKPAPLQNCDMGPCARNWFTSPWSTRCSTECGEGSRSRSAVCLLDHVTNLPLDGCDGARPQEVMSCDAGPCHHRLEWYTGPWGQCSAECGNGTQTRGVACLLHDNGRLEAVDQSNCSHLDRPMSSQSCHLKVCGVQWYATDWSTCSRSCDGGYRVREVCCLADNVTPSDLCDFSATPESREECNTQPCLPETVSSCSDQYYNCVVVVQARLCVYSYYRTACCSSCSVITHTHSSRTTSAGIDFPR; from the exons ATGGCAGGGTGGTGTCAGCAGCAGCAGCGTGTGTCCTCATGGCCGGGTCTGGTTCTCCTCAGACTCACCCTggctctctacctcctctacccgtCCTCGAGTGCTCTTCCACGGGATACACAGGCCAGTGGCTCCCCTGTGGAG ggccaTAAGGTGGTAAGTGGGATGTTCTCTCGACCGGTGCTCAGCGTGGGCTACCATAAGATAGTGGAGATACCGGCTGGAGCCAATAACATCAGGATCCAGGAGTCTGTCAAGACCAGGAACTACCTGg CGCTGCGGACTCGGAGTGGAGTTTCCATCATCAACGGCAACTGGGCGATCGACCGCCCGGGCCTGATCGTTGCCGTGGGAACCCGGCTGACATATCGGCGACCCAATGAGATTCGGTCCAGAACCGGAGAGTCCATCACCGCACCGGGACCCACCAAGGAGGAGTTACATCTATAC ttgaTCTATCAGCAGCCTGGTCCCAGTGTGTATTATGAGTACAGCCTTCCTCTTCacgacacacacaccagccccgagcctcacacacactccaacacaccccCCGCCATACTGCCCCTGG ttgagaCTGTTGGCCCCACCTACTCAGGAAGCGATGATGTCAACAGTGGAATGGGCGTGGCCATCAATGATGTCAGCGGTGGGAGAGGCCATCCCAACCATGTGCCCTCTGACCCCGTGGTGAACCCTGACCTATTGGCTCCTTCCTACGGCTGGATCAGCAGCGGACACACAGCCTGCAGCACCTCCTGTGGTGGGG gtagacgccaggtgctgtgggtgtgtgtggagacTGAGAGCAAGACCACAGTACCAGGTGACCTCTGTAGCCACGCCCAGCGACCCCAAAACCAGGAAGTGGACTGCAACACACAGCCTTGTCCTGCctt CTGGGACCTGGGGGAGTGGTCAGAATGCACTAGAACCTGCGGTCCGGGGTCCCAGCAACGCCAGGTCATCTGTCGTCAGGCGCTCCGTAACCATAGCAACAGTACGGCGACGCTGGTCGCCGTGGAGACGGCGCAGTGCGGAGGTCACGACAGGCCGGAGACGACAACGTCCTGTCAGCTAAAGATCTGCAGCGAGTGGCAGATACTCTCCGAATGGAGCCCg tgTTCAGTCCCGTGTGGTGTGGGCCAGAGCAGcagagaggtggtgtgtgtaggtaACCAGGGAGACGTGGAGGGGGACGACCAGTGTAACCTGGGGGTGAAACCAGCCCCTCTTCAGAACTGTGACATGGGACCCTGCGCACGGAACTGGTTCACCTCACCATGGAGCACACGG tgTTCCACAGAGTGTGGTGAGGGCAGTCGTAGTCGCTCAGCAGTGTGTCTGTTGGACCATGTGACTAACCTACCATTGGACGGCTGCGACGGGGCCCGCCCACAGGAAGTAATGTCATGCGATGCAGGGCCATGTCACCACCGCCTGGAATGGTACACTGGACCCTGGGGACAG tgTTCGGCGGAATGCGGAAACGGAACCCAGACCCGGGGCGTGGCCTGTCTACTCCATGACAACGGTCGCCTGGAGGCTGTGGACCAATCAAACTGCTCCCACCTGGATCGACCAATGAGCTCTCAGAGCTGCCACCTGAAGGTGTGTGGGGTGCAGTGGTATGCCACCGATTGGAGCACG tgttctcGCTCCTGTGACGGAGGTTACCGTGTGCGCGAGGTGTGCTGTCTTGCCGACAACGTGACCCCTAGTGACCTGTGTGACTTCAGTGCGACCCCTGAGAGTCGGGAGGAGTGTAACACCCAGCCCTGTTTACCTGAGACAG tctcatcatgtagtgaccagtactataactgtgtggTCGTCGTCCAGGCCAGGTTGTGTGTGTACTCCTACTACAGAACAGCCTGCTGTTCATCTTGCtccgtcatcacacacacacactcctcaagaACCACTTCCGCAGGCATTGACTTCCCCAGATAG